The nucleotide sequence CAGATCACTTTCACTAACAGACGGAGTGTCTGAATAGGCTCCAACAGGAACAATGTAACAGGGACCGCCACCATTGTCATAAAAAAGCTGCAAGCTGTTGTACATCTTGTAAACAAAGGCGGGTGGGGAAGGGGGAGATTCAATTTTTTCCGATGCATTCACCGTAACCGAAAATGTTTCATTGAATGGGCCTCCGAAGACCTCCACATATTCCGCAAGCGATGTGATCCTGGTGGGTTTGAACTTTAAATCCTGTCCATTATAAACAGTTCTTTTCACATACCCTATAAAAGCCGGTATGGCAGTTTCCACCTCGGCAACCGAAGGGGGAAACTTGGAAATTTCCTTGACGTAAACTCCCGGTGTTTTGTATTGCATAGCCTTGAGGTTTTATTGAATGTTTATTATGTTGAATTATATTCTGAACTATACTACCCATGATTGGTCTAAATGAAAATCTCAGAATAGGTGCCGGTGGCCTCTGGTTTGATCATCCGTACACCGGGATTCGGCAAATCATCCCCACGATGATTAACCGAAATAAATCCATTGAATGTGAGGGGATTCAGGTTTGTTTCAAGCACCATCGATTGATCCTGGTTACTCAGATACCTCCAGTAAGTATGCCGGTTTCTTATTCGCAATCGATATTCCGGTGAAGTCAAATCCCCTGCTGAATTGGTCATGCTGTAGCTTCCCTTGTCTGATCCGCCCAATATATGTACAATACCCAACAGGTTTTCCGGAACGGCATCCTTGAAAAAATAGAAAGTAAATGTTTTTAAATTACTGCCGTCTGCATTGTTGGTGACATTCAGGGTATAATAGCCTTCCTTTGCATTGGATGGGTAAATCTTAAAATCCCTTTTCCCGTTGAAGGTATCCAGTTGCTCTGAATATACCTGAATGCCGTTAATATCTGTCAGCTGAACTGTAAATTCTATGTCAGGTGTATTAACCTGAAAAGAGATGATATCCTGAAAGATGGCAATTCTGTCGTTGCTGTTCACTGAGCTGCGGTTGGGTATGGATCGCCATCCGGAATTCGGCCGATTGGGATTGATTGATGCATTGGTAATGTCTTCCACGGATTCATAGAAATCTCCTGAGAATTCTACCATGCTTCCCGTTTCATAATTTTCACCCGCCACAAAGGATGAGGGAGGTAAGGATAAATCAGGAAATGAACTCCCGTTGTTTCCTGCATCATTGTTAAAATAGCAGGTTTGCCTGGATTGAAGGCTGTTGACCTGGCCCAATGAGTAGTTGGAATAAAATGGGTCATCCAGGGTCATATAAAATGTCAAATCCAGATCGCTGATGGGAATAAAAGATTTATCGGGGTTGTTTGGATCAACCCGTGCTAAAACAAGAAAACCTGATTGGGTGGTTTTAAAAACCAGGTTGTAATTGTTCAGGTTTCGTGCGGCATCGGATGAAGGATGAAATGTTAAGGTTTCTCTCAGATCATAGGTATTCCATATCTTGTTTTGTTCATCCGGGCTCATGGAGTCGAACTCCGTGTTGCCCTTGTTCAGGAAGAAAAGATGAAGCACTTTCAGTTCAAAAAGTTTCTTGTATTTGCGGTTGACACTCATAACTTGAAGTTTGCTTTTAACACTTGGTTCTTATTGAGCTTTTGTCTTGGTGTTGCTGTTGGTTTCTTCAATAACGCCTCTGAGCTCATCGGTTTGCTCACGGTCAATGGCAACCAGCCTCATTTTATATATCACATGAGGCAGTTGTTTCCCTCCCAAAGTACTCCACAAAAAGTTTGATTCTTCAAAAGTAGGGGAGTGCAAATCCAGAATAAGCCTGAAGTCTTCCATCCCCAGACCCGGCTGATTGTTTTGGGGGGAATTTTTATGGGTAAACACGTATTTACCCTGAAAGAACTGGACTACCCTTGACAGATAGATCAGCGCATTGTTATAAGAAGTGCTGGTTGAACTGAATAATACATAAAGATTCAAATGCACAGGTGCATTCCTGAATTCCGTTTGGTTCTGATTGATTTTATAGTTTGGTAAATTTTTTAAGGTCTTTTCTTCTTCCAGGTTGATCAGGGTCAGTACAATCTTGTTAAGAAGGGCATTGCCATCGTTGGGTCCCGGCAGGTTAGACTCGAGTTGCGCCACATTCCCCAGAACAGCCATATCTGAATCTTGATCTGAGAGCGATCCCAAATAATGATTCAATTCATTTATAATTAGTTGTAGCGATTCGTATATCATCGTATAATTATTTTGTCGTATCGCTCATTCGGAATGTATCTACTATAATATGCCTTCAATATTCATTAATGCTTTGAATAAATTAAACAAGTTCACAAAGAGAATTGTTTATTCAACCATATATGACTTAATTTATACCTTTTTTTTGTAAGTTTCTGGTTTACTTTTTCTTATGCTGTTATGTAAATTAAAGCTCACAGGGAGTGTCTAAATAATGGAAACAAGGCGATAATTGAAAAAATCAATATTTCAATGTCAGTTGAGTATATTATTTTATAAATAATATTTTTTTGATTGATATTGGAACCAAAATGCCTTATTTTTGTAAGAGATGAAACCAGATGGAGTTTGTTATGGAACAATACAAAAAAATACTCATCCTGGAAAATCAGATTGAAGCCCAGCGCCTGTCATCCATTCTCGATGAGGAGGGCATCCCCCATGTGGTAAGATCGTATTATGATTCGGCTTACGATGGTATCTTTCAGTCGCAAAGAGGTTGGGGACATCTGGAAGCTCCTGAAGAATACGAGAATACCATCAACACACTTTATGACAACATGAAAGGATCCGGCTAAGCCGGAGGTCAAATCCGATGCCCCGGGCCAATCTGTGTAGTAATTTCAGTCTTTTTCCCTGATTGCTCTACATTGTTTTTGCTGTCGGAGACAGGAATAATTCAAGAATTATTCGGGTTAAAATTTAGGATTCCTGAAATTCCTGGGTTTCCAGCTCTTCCTCTTTTTCCTGTTCCTTCTTTTGTTCCTTCTCCTGAATTTGCCATAATTGCTGTTTTTTTATATTTTATAAGCTCCAAAATTAGGATTGTCAGGGAATACTGACAAAATTTAGCCGGTTTGTTTTGATGAATGGATTTTACGTGAAGATTAAAATTTTGTTTTTTAAGATAAGATTGTCTTTATTTATTGTTTGTTGTTTATACGGGATTTGCAGTATATGTAAAATTTAAGATCGAACCCCTTTAATTTTGGCTAATAATTTAATATCATTGTATGATTTTTTAACAAAACGAATCATCATGGGAAATCACACTTTAAAATCGTTAAGTCAGATATTTATGCGGATACCCGAATCGGGGAAAACGATGTTCCGTTCTGCCGGAATTGTCATTGTTTTGTCATTGCTGCTTGTTTCCTGTTCCAAGGGTCAGAATCTGGACGTACCCTATGTTTCCACTCCCCAGAGTGTGGTAGAAAAAATGCTTGAAGTTGCAGAGGTCGGACCCGGAGATTATGTAATTGACCTGGGTTGCGGCGACGGGCGTATAGTTAATTCCGCGGCACAAAGAGGGGCTTACGGCCACGGGATAGACCTTGATCCCGAACGCATCAGGGAGGCCCGGTCGAATGCCCGTAGATCCAATGTGTCGGATAAAGTCATGTTTTTACAGGAAGATATATTTGAAACCGTTTTCAGCAGGGCCAATGTAATTACCATGTATCTGCTAAGCTCGGTGAATCTTAAGCTTCGCCCCCGCCTGCTGGAAGAGCTGGAACCGGGAACGCGTATAGTATCACACGATTTTAACATGGGCGAGTGGAAACCCGACAAACATTTTCAGGTCGACAATGCCAACATCAACCTGGGGGTATGGGAAATCGACAATCCTATTGCTTCGGACACCCATGATATTTATTACTGGATTATACCAGCAAGGGTTGAAGGCCAATGGGAATGGGAAACGAACGGTGAAAGCTTTACAATGACTGTCGAGCAGGAATTTCAGGAAATTGATCCCGACATTTCAACCGGAAATACCAGTTTGCGTATTGAGGAAACCCTGTTGAAAGGTGAAAGGATCAGTATAACTGCAGCCAATCATTCCAATGGGAATAAGTATGTTTACAACGGGCGTGTTGCAGAGGATAAAATAATCGGTACTGTGCAAATCCGGACAGACAGTTATCATACCATAGCAAACTGGTCCGCCGAACTGAGGTAAGGGCTCTCTAAGACCTTTGAATTGTTGAGGTTGTATTCCTGAAGCACCAAAAAACAAGCTTCAAATCACAAATACCTGCCCCGACGCCTGCCTGACGGCCGGCAGGGCAGGGCAGGCGGGGAATTAAAATAATCAATACAAATTACCAAAATTTATTCCTTATTGCCGGCTAAGTTCTGAAGTTTGGAACCTGGATTTTTTTATTGTGACTTTTTGGAGAGCCTCCTGTGATTATACCTTTTCGGGGCTTCATCCCTGAATATTCTTCCGGTACTATATAACTATTTTTTGTTTGTAATGATTTTTTCCCTATTTTTAACCCTTTCAAAAAAACAGGGTATGACCTCATCAATGAGGAATGATGAATGCCATGTTGGGATTAAAATACTTATTAATAAATTTCTAACCATTATTATAACATGAAACCAAACGGATCTACGGAAGTTAAATTTTTCAGCGGTAAGAAAGTTCCCCTTGAACAACACAAGGTACGCATCGTACAAAAATTGTATCTGAAACCCATTGAAGAACGACTGAAAGCCATACAGGAAGGCGGTTACAACACTTTTCTGCTAAAAACCAGGGACATTTTCCTGGATATGCTGACCGACAGCGGGACCAATGCTATGAGCGACAATCAGATATCCTCGATGTTACAGGCAGACGATGCCTACGCAGGGTCTGCCAGCTTCTACAGGATGGAAAGTGCCCTAAAAAAAGTATTTGGAAAAGAATATATTTTACCTGCTCATCAGGGGAGGGCAGCAGAAAATATCATCTCAAAGGTTTTTATCAAGGAGGGTGATGTTATTCCCATGAACTATCATTTTACCACCACCAAGGAACACATGGAGATCAACGGAGGTAAAATATTCGAAATATACAAGGATGAGGCCATCAAGATCAAAAGTGATGAGCCCTTCAAAGGAAATATTGATGTGGATAAATTCAGGGCACTGATCAAGCAGTATGGGAAAGAGCATATTCCGTTCGTCCGGATGGAGGCTTCTACCAATCTGATCGGCGGGCAGCCCTTTTCCATGCAGAACATGCGGGAAGTCAAGAAGCTGGCGGACGAACATAACATAATGTTTGTTTTGGATGCAAGCCTGATTGGAGAAAACGCCTATTTTATCAAAAAACGGGAGAAAGAATTTGCCAACGTATCCATTCATGATATCTTGCTGGAGATGTGTTCTATGGCAGATATTATTTACTTTTCAAGCCGTAAAGTAAGTTCTACCCGGGGAGGCGGCATCTGTGCGGGTTCTGAAGAGCTTTATCTGAAGATGCGCGACCTGGTGCCTTTATATGAAGGTTTTCTTACCTACGGCGGTATGTCTGTTAGAGAAATAGAAGCCATGGCTATAGGACTGGAAGAGACCATGGATGAAACAGTGATCAGTCAGTCGCCGGATTTTATTGAATATGCAGTCAACGAACTAAATAATCTGGGAATCCCGGTTATCACCCCACCAGGTGCTCTGGGTTGCCATGTGGATGC is from Bacteroidales bacterium and encodes:
- a CDS encoding class I SAM-dependent methyltransferase, whose product is MFRSAGIVIVLSLLLVSCSKGQNLDVPYVSTPQSVVEKMLEVAEVGPGDYVIDLGCGDGRIVNSAAQRGAYGHGIDLDPERIREARSNARRSNVSDKVMFLQEDIFETVFSRANVITMYLLSSVNLKLRPRLLEELEPGTRIVSHDFNMGEWKPDKHFQVDNANINLGVWEIDNPIASDTHDIYYWIIPARVEGQWEWETNGESFTMTVEQEFQEIDPDISTGNTSLRIEETLLKGERISITAANHSNGNKYVYNGRVAEDKIIGTVQIRTDSYHTIANWSAELR
- a CDS encoding DUF4255 domain-containing protein translates to MIYESLQLIINELNHYLGSLSDQDSDMAVLGNVAQLESNLPGPNDGNALLNKIVLTLINLEEEKTLKNLPNYKINQNQTEFRNAPVHLNLYVLFSSTSTSYNNALIYLSRVVQFFQGKYVFTHKNSPQNNQPGLGMEDFRLILDLHSPTFEESNFLWSTLGGKQLPHVIYKMRLVAIDREQTDELRGVIEETNSNTKTKAQ
- a CDS encoding tryptophanase gives rise to the protein MKPNGSTEVKFFSGKKVPLEQHKVRIVQKLYLKPIEERLKAIQEGGYNTFLLKTRDIFLDMLTDSGTNAMSDNQISSMLQADDAYAGSASFYRMESALKKVFGKEYILPAHQGRAAENIISKVFIKEGDVIPMNYHFTTTKEHMEINGGKIFEIYKDEAIKIKSDEPFKGNIDVDKFRALIKQYGKEHIPFVRMEASTNLIGGQPFSMQNMREVKKLADEHNIMFVLDASLIGENAYFIKKREKEFANVSIHDILLEMCSMADIIYFSSRKVSSTRGGGICAGSEELYLKMRDLVPLYEGFLTYGGMSVREIEAMAIGLEETMDETVISQSPDFIEYAVNELNNLGIPVITPPGALGCHVDAMGFLPHVPQHEYPAGALAGAFFIISGIRGMERGTISSVRDDNGNDILADVELLRLAFPRRVFTLSQTEFMIDRLNWLYHNRDLVGGLRFVEEPTVLRFFMGRLEPISDWPQKLIKKFKEDFGESL